A single region of the Hylaeus volcanicus isolate JK05 chromosome 5, UHH_iyHylVolc1.0_haploid, whole genome shotgun sequence genome encodes:
- the LOC128876668 gene encoding inactive dipeptidyl peptidase 10 isoform X2 produces MADHDNTYDDELVSANPNQRNWRGILIALLVIVAVLALIVTSVALLTPPDEGPRVRGTRLRLSEILSGELVPLLFNGSWASEQHICYRDAWGGISLLHVSQRNVTSRSLMPNETFRRLNPAKFSLSPDRKYLLLAHNVKKLFRYSYLAQYTIYDVNTREIIPLTPHPEKGGHPYLLLAQWTPRGHGLVMVQDYDIYYITGPMSNTGYRVTNTAIPGILSNGLPDWLYEVEILHCAEAIWMSPDGHMMLYASFNDSLVEEMHISWFGEGNKALYPDIRSLRYPKPGTPNPVVRLYVADLADPKNIHTKWVKPPAIIEYTEHYFTTASWVSLTEVCITWLTRAQNLSVVTICKSPMWHCQEIQRIVPDYRGWVDTPPEPPIFSTNGSSYIAINPVKDGPSGYYRHIVWVNVGRKLVVPLTHGKFEVTSIVAWDQINNTIYFIGIPAMRPGQRHLYYVKSELPHVGSSLHPAVCMTCTEILDGSRNNHRKTLARHNSAWSVNNYIHDHYEMQTDTTPSAEQKPPKEKVTKKQKLKVHAPPKFTEEPCQYHNVIFPPGSTSYFVLECYGPDIPTVALYKTEFPMRRPIYILQNNTLLRERVANLALPQVKTFPVQISGGYNAQVRLYLPPGLREDEITRYPLIVQVYGAPGSQLVTDVFKIDWNTYLASRKNMIVAQIDGRGSGGQGYKFLHEVYYRLGSVEVADQLEVTEYLRDSLHFVDKQRVAVWGWSYGGFVAALALAYPEQNVFQCGISVAPVVSWKLYDSAYAERYMGFPSVASNYKGYAESDVYDKVEYLRNKMFYLVHGTADDNVQFQQSMALARHLAKKGILFRQQVYPDVSHTLAGVTGHLYLSMAQFLDDCFQKRAPADAKAGLISGGSNL; encoded by the exons ATGGCAGACCACGATAATACCTACGACGACGAG CTAGTGTCAGCGAACCCGAATCAAAGGAACTGGCGTGGAATTTTGATAGCTCTACTCGTAATTGTTGCGGTCCTAGCTTTGATTGTGACATCGGTTGCCCTACTGACACCACCGGACGAGGGTCCTAGAGTGCGAGGTACCCGATTACGACTCTCCGAG atACTTTCCGGAGAATTAGTACCTCTTCTCTTCAATGGATCATGGGCAAGCGAACAACACATTTGCTATAGAGATGCTTGGGGTGGCATTTCTCTCTTACACgtttcacaaagaaatgttacGTCCCGCAGTTTAATGCCTAACGAAACTTTT agGAGACTGAATCCTGCCAAGTTCTCGTTGTCACCGGATCGTAAATACTTACTTCTAGCACATAATGTGAAGAAACTCTTCCGATACTCGTATTTAGCGCAATATACAATCTATGATGTGAACACACG GGAAATTATACCGTTAACCCCGCATCCGGAGAAAGGTGGTCACCCTTACCTTTTATTAGCGCAATGGACCCCACGTGGCCATGGATTAGTCATGGTGCAAGActatgatatttattatataactGGCCCTATGAGTAACACAGGATATCGAGTTACTAACACAGCGATTCCAGGTATCCTATCAAACGGATTGCCAGATTGGCTTTACGAAG TGGAGATATTACACTGTGCGGAAGCAATATGGATGTCGCCAGATGGTCACATGATGCTGTATGCTTCTTTTAACGATTCACTAGTCGAGGAAATGCATATATCATGGTTCGGAGAAGGGAACAAAGCTCTTTATCCTGACATAAGATCTTTGCGTTATCCTAAG CCTGGGACACCGAATCCTGTGGTACGACTGTATGTAGCTGATTTGGCAGATCCTAAGaatattcatacaaaatgGGTGAAACCTCCAGCTATAATCGAGTATAC GGAACATTACTTTACGACGGCTTCCTGGGTGTCATTGACGGAAGTTTGTATAACATGGTTAACACGAGCACAGAACCTTTCCGTCGTGACTATTTGTAAGAGTCCAATGTGGCACTGTCAG GAAATTCAAAGAATAGTACCTGATTATCGTGGTTGGGTGGACACACCACCCGAACCACCAATCTTCTCAACAAACGGGAGCAGTTATATTGCTATAAATCCTGTTAAGGATGGTCCAAGTGGTTATTACAGACACATTGTGTGGGTGAATGTTGGCCGAAAACTGGTAGTTCCACTCACACACGGAAAATTCGAGGTCACCTCGATAGTGGCATGGGATCAAATAAACAATACCAT ATACTTTATAGGTATTCCAGCGATGAGGCCAGGCCAGAGGCACCTTTATTACGTGAAATCTGAACTACCGCATGTAGGCTCGTCCCTGCATCCCGCTGTTTGCATGACTTGCACAGAAATATTAGACGGGAGTCGGAATAACCATCGGAAAACCCTCGCTCGTCACAATAGCGCTTGGTCggtcaataattatattcacgACCATTATGAGATGCAAACAGATACTACACCAAGCGCGGAACAAAAACCGCCGAAGGAGAAAGTtacgaagaaacaaaaattaaaagtacatGCGCCACCAA aGTTTACCGAAGAACCTTGTCAATACCACAATGTTATATTTCCACCAGGCAGTACAAGCTATTTCGTGTTAGAATGTTATGGACCTGATATACCAACCGTTGCTTTGTACAAAACTGAATTTCCTATGCGACGACCTATTTATATTCTACAGAATAATACTCTGTTACGC GAAAGGGTTGCTAATCTTGCTCTTCCACAAGTTAAAACGTTCCCCGTCCAAATAAGTGGCGGATACAACGCGCAAGTGAGGTTGTATCTACCACCTGGCCTGAGGGAAGATGAAATAACACGGTATCCATTAATCGTGCAAGT ATATGGAGCACCAGGTTCACAGCTGGTAACAGACGTGTTTAAAATAGACTGGAACACTTACTTGGCTAGTAGGAAAAATATGATCGTCGCGCAAATTGATGGTAGAGGTAGTGGAGGTCAAGGTTACAAGTTTCTTCACGAAGTTTACTATAGGCTCGGGTCGGTAGAGGTTGCTGATCAACTTGAAGTTACTGA ATACTTGCGGGACTCGTTGCATTTTGTGGATAAACAACGTGTCGCCGTTTGGGGCTGGAGCTATGGAGGATTCGTAGCCGCTCTGGCGTTAGCGTACCCCGAACAAAATGTGTTCCAATGTGGTATCAGTGTGGCACCAGTCGTTTCGTGGAAGCTTTACG aTTCGGCGTATGCTGAAAGATACATGGGTTTCCCAAGCGTTGCATCAAATTATAAAGGATACGCTGAGTCAGACGTGTACGACAAGGTggaatatttacgaaataaaatgttttacctGGTGCACGGCACTGCGGATGATAATGTTCAGTTTCAACAGTCTATGGCACTCGCACGACATCTAGCTAAAAAAGGCATACTGTTTCGGCAACag gTCTACCCAGACGTGAGTCATACTCTAGCAGGCGTCACGGGTCATCTGTATTTATCGATggcacaatttttggacgattGCTTCCAAAAACGGGCGCCGGCGGATGCGAAAGCTGGTCTAATCAGCGGTGGATCTAATCTGTag
- the LOC128876668 gene encoding inactive dipeptidyl peptidase 10 isoform X1 has product MADHDNTYDDEELVSANPNQRNWRGILIALLVIVAVLALIVTSVALLTPPDEGPRVRGTRLRLSEILSGELVPLLFNGSWASEQHICYRDAWGGISLLHVSQRNVTSRSLMPNETFRRLNPAKFSLSPDRKYLLLAHNVKKLFRYSYLAQYTIYDVNTREIIPLTPHPEKGGHPYLLLAQWTPRGHGLVMVQDYDIYYITGPMSNTGYRVTNTAIPGILSNGLPDWLYEVEILHCAEAIWMSPDGHMMLYASFNDSLVEEMHISWFGEGNKALYPDIRSLRYPKPGTPNPVVRLYVADLADPKNIHTKWVKPPAIIEYTEHYFTTASWVSLTEVCITWLTRAQNLSVVTICKSPMWHCQEIQRIVPDYRGWVDTPPEPPIFSTNGSSYIAINPVKDGPSGYYRHIVWVNVGRKLVVPLTHGKFEVTSIVAWDQINNTIYFIGIPAMRPGQRHLYYVKSELPHVGSSLHPAVCMTCTEILDGSRNNHRKTLARHNSAWSVNNYIHDHYEMQTDTTPSAEQKPPKEKVTKKQKLKVHAPPKFTEEPCQYHNVIFPPGSTSYFVLECYGPDIPTVALYKTEFPMRRPIYILQNNTLLRERVANLALPQVKTFPVQISGGYNAQVRLYLPPGLREDEITRYPLIVQVYGAPGSQLVTDVFKIDWNTYLASRKNMIVAQIDGRGSGGQGYKFLHEVYYRLGSVEVADQLEVTEYLRDSLHFVDKQRVAVWGWSYGGFVAALALAYPEQNVFQCGISVAPVVSWKLYDSAYAERYMGFPSVASNYKGYAESDVYDKVEYLRNKMFYLVHGTADDNVQFQQSMALARHLAKKGILFRQQVYPDVSHTLAGVTGHLYLSMAQFLDDCFQKRAPADAKAGLISGGSNL; this is encoded by the exons ATGGCAGACCACGATAATACCTACGACGACGAG GAGCTAGTGTCAGCGAACCCGAATCAAAGGAACTGGCGTGGAATTTTGATAGCTCTACTCGTAATTGTTGCGGTCCTAGCTTTGATTGTGACATCGGTTGCCCTACTGACACCACCGGACGAGGGTCCTAGAGTGCGAGGTACCCGATTACGACTCTCCGAG atACTTTCCGGAGAATTAGTACCTCTTCTCTTCAATGGATCATGGGCAAGCGAACAACACATTTGCTATAGAGATGCTTGGGGTGGCATTTCTCTCTTACACgtttcacaaagaaatgttacGTCCCGCAGTTTAATGCCTAACGAAACTTTT agGAGACTGAATCCTGCCAAGTTCTCGTTGTCACCGGATCGTAAATACTTACTTCTAGCACATAATGTGAAGAAACTCTTCCGATACTCGTATTTAGCGCAATATACAATCTATGATGTGAACACACG GGAAATTATACCGTTAACCCCGCATCCGGAGAAAGGTGGTCACCCTTACCTTTTATTAGCGCAATGGACCCCACGTGGCCATGGATTAGTCATGGTGCAAGActatgatatttattatataactGGCCCTATGAGTAACACAGGATATCGAGTTACTAACACAGCGATTCCAGGTATCCTATCAAACGGATTGCCAGATTGGCTTTACGAAG TGGAGATATTACACTGTGCGGAAGCAATATGGATGTCGCCAGATGGTCACATGATGCTGTATGCTTCTTTTAACGATTCACTAGTCGAGGAAATGCATATATCATGGTTCGGAGAAGGGAACAAAGCTCTTTATCCTGACATAAGATCTTTGCGTTATCCTAAG CCTGGGACACCGAATCCTGTGGTACGACTGTATGTAGCTGATTTGGCAGATCCTAAGaatattcatacaaaatgGGTGAAACCTCCAGCTATAATCGAGTATAC GGAACATTACTTTACGACGGCTTCCTGGGTGTCATTGACGGAAGTTTGTATAACATGGTTAACACGAGCACAGAACCTTTCCGTCGTGACTATTTGTAAGAGTCCAATGTGGCACTGTCAG GAAATTCAAAGAATAGTACCTGATTATCGTGGTTGGGTGGACACACCACCCGAACCACCAATCTTCTCAACAAACGGGAGCAGTTATATTGCTATAAATCCTGTTAAGGATGGTCCAAGTGGTTATTACAGACACATTGTGTGGGTGAATGTTGGCCGAAAACTGGTAGTTCCACTCACACACGGAAAATTCGAGGTCACCTCGATAGTGGCATGGGATCAAATAAACAATACCAT ATACTTTATAGGTATTCCAGCGATGAGGCCAGGCCAGAGGCACCTTTATTACGTGAAATCTGAACTACCGCATGTAGGCTCGTCCCTGCATCCCGCTGTTTGCATGACTTGCACAGAAATATTAGACGGGAGTCGGAATAACCATCGGAAAACCCTCGCTCGTCACAATAGCGCTTGGTCggtcaataattatattcacgACCATTATGAGATGCAAACAGATACTACACCAAGCGCGGAACAAAAACCGCCGAAGGAGAAAGTtacgaagaaacaaaaattaaaagtacatGCGCCACCAA aGTTTACCGAAGAACCTTGTCAATACCACAATGTTATATTTCCACCAGGCAGTACAAGCTATTTCGTGTTAGAATGTTATGGACCTGATATACCAACCGTTGCTTTGTACAAAACTGAATTTCCTATGCGACGACCTATTTATATTCTACAGAATAATACTCTGTTACGC GAAAGGGTTGCTAATCTTGCTCTTCCACAAGTTAAAACGTTCCCCGTCCAAATAAGTGGCGGATACAACGCGCAAGTGAGGTTGTATCTACCACCTGGCCTGAGGGAAGATGAAATAACACGGTATCCATTAATCGTGCAAGT ATATGGAGCACCAGGTTCACAGCTGGTAACAGACGTGTTTAAAATAGACTGGAACACTTACTTGGCTAGTAGGAAAAATATGATCGTCGCGCAAATTGATGGTAGAGGTAGTGGAGGTCAAGGTTACAAGTTTCTTCACGAAGTTTACTATAGGCTCGGGTCGGTAGAGGTTGCTGATCAACTTGAAGTTACTGA ATACTTGCGGGACTCGTTGCATTTTGTGGATAAACAACGTGTCGCCGTTTGGGGCTGGAGCTATGGAGGATTCGTAGCCGCTCTGGCGTTAGCGTACCCCGAACAAAATGTGTTCCAATGTGGTATCAGTGTGGCACCAGTCGTTTCGTGGAAGCTTTACG aTTCGGCGTATGCTGAAAGATACATGGGTTTCCCAAGCGTTGCATCAAATTATAAAGGATACGCTGAGTCAGACGTGTACGACAAGGTggaatatttacgaaataaaatgttttacctGGTGCACGGCACTGCGGATGATAATGTTCAGTTTCAACAGTCTATGGCACTCGCACGACATCTAGCTAAAAAAGGCATACTGTTTCGGCAACag gTCTACCCAGACGTGAGTCATACTCTAGCAGGCGTCACGGGTCATCTGTATTTATCGATggcacaatttttggacgattGCTTCCAAAAACGGGCGCCGGCGGATGCGAAAGCTGGTCTAATCAGCGGTGGATCTAATCTGTag